The genome window aagaaaatgagtATAACAATTAAAGAAAGAGAACTCAAAGATAAGGCGAACTAAAATGTTACTCATTCCGCTATATAAGAATTATGAACAACTTCTTCaatttgaatgtgaatgtgtttaaacCTAATACCTATTAAACTTACGCTATACTTATTAAAAGAATTTATGAACACTTCTTCAATTtgaatgtgaacgtgttttaACTTAAAGCTTCTTTCATACTATTATCGAGAGAATTCCGCAAGTTAGGGCCAGTAAAGGAAAATGTAGATTTTGCAAACAATAGCCCTAGTTAATGGCAAAAGAAATGAGGTGGGTGCCGAGTATGTAGAGTGGAAATGAACAGATCGTTTTTTAATGAACATGGACTCAAACACAGATGGGAGGGAATTGTTGGTAACTTTGTatataaattgtcctaaatgtTAAAATACAGCCCATTCCTCCAGTTTCAAAAAAATTCTTTTAAGTTGCATGACAGGATCTCTTGTATCTGAGCGAACATACACTATGTTTGTGCCATCAGCAAACCTAAAAGTACACGTATTTGGCATATTACATACATTTGAGAGATAGTtgaaggttaaaaaaaaattgttcacgAGAACATTAGTATTTGGCGGTGTATGTTGACTTGTATTTTCATCTCAATTTTACTCAATTGTTTAGTTGGGTGAAGGATTACCAAAATTACATTAATTTACCGTGATCACTTGAAAAATCTTGGCGTGCTCATGATCTCTCTCTTCGGGTGCCCTGTATACATATTTAtgttcatttcatatttcatattgataatgcTAATACGCGTGAAATCACACATTTTGCTCAAAATCGACAAAAAAACCCTCCaagaatcctaatttttggtgtaaatatattttgtagcattcctaacaatgttAATTTCTCATGTATTTCACTGTTATATGCATTTCTTAATGTCACCATGCCATTACAGGCAGAAGAATATTGTTTATATATggataaaaaatatgaaaatgaagatccccttcacctttttttttttaccttttctaTATACAAATTTCTTTATTCTTAGTTCGTAATAGTGACAATGTGAAATTCATGTTGTCATTATaaaatttgtattattttgtaataacttaatttgtatattgtttatgcgaaaaagaaaaaaagtataaaagattggcaaaaacgaaacaaaaataatgatgaggatattaataaaaatagtaataataataataatcacgacaaaaagaaaagggCTTACTAccaataaaaataatatatataattctTCCACGAACCCTGGGAGGATGATTATACATGTCACCGCCTCCACCTTGTGAGCTGGGGGATAGATTctaccatcccccccccccctccccccactgtCTACGCCCCTGATAGGCACGACCGAAATTCTTGTACAAACACGCAGTGCAATCTATCCAATCACAACGCATATTATTGACAtatttatcataatattatataaaacTAACTGTTGttaaactttttttcttaacgCAGCCCCTATTGTGCATTTGTTGATGAGAGTTGTAAATGATCGGGTCTTGGCAATTTTGGGCGGTTTCCTGTATGCTGTTTCTGTCCTATGTGTGCCATTCGTCGATTCGACCATTCTACTGGCAATTCTGACATCAACAACAGGTAACTGCTTCGACAATAAACTTACTTCATATGTACAAATTTATGCTAGGCCTGTTAATAGGCCTGTTTGAACATCTAAAGAGAACTACACATTAGCCACGGACTCCATATAAATCTTTACTTTTCGGGGGGAGGGTGGGCACTGAACCTCAATATACCCAGGTTCAATCCTTAgattctttaaagggaaggggAGGTGGATAAGAATACCAGTGACGTTGTTGACCTCTGGTCTCTTCCGAAGTCCGCAGTCCCAGTACTGTAAATTGACGTAAACCTTCATCAACATTGTGTTAATTCACGCTTGGAATAATCGACACAATTTCCTTCTCTTATATTTTCCCTTACTTTCTATAAAGGTTTTGGAATGGCGATGTTATTCCTCCCCCACTACGTGGCACTCAATGACTACTTTCCAGTTTCGTTTGTCTTCTACAACACAATGACTCTCTTCGGATTAACACTTGGGGCTTTCTGCCTCCCAGTCATCGTTGAGAGATCGTTAGAAGCCTACGGACAGAGAGGTGCTTTCCTTATCCTTGGCGGAATATGCCTCAATGCTGTCGCGTGCGGAGCTGTGGTCCGACCTCCAACAGACCTCTCCAGGTTGAAAGACAAGGAAGAGGAGATGAAGCGAGAAGGACAACTACTAGAAGACTCAATAGCATCAAGCCTTGGCACAAATTCTGTGCAAAATACGGAAACATCGTCGGGGTGTGCAAAGTCACTCCTAAAGAGACTGGCATCTTTAATCTGTGTCTCTGAGCCGAAATTCGGGCTTGTTACACCAGCAGTTTTCTTGACAAATTACGTCCTGTATGCTTGGATGCTTTTCCTTGTGCCTCAAGCAGAATGGCTTGGCATTGAACCCTCTCGTGCTGTGTTTCTCTCTAGCATCGCAGGCATCAGCGGCATCTTTGGACGAATACTTTTTCTCGTCCTGGTACGCTGGGAATTGAACCCTACCCTTATCTTCGTCCATTGCTGCTTCATTTGTTCAGTATCATTTTTCGTTTTAACCTTGAAAGCGACATATGTTTATCAGGCCGTCAATGCCTCTATTCAGGGTTTCTCCATGTTCATTCTTGACTCCCTCCCGCACACGATGACAAAGAAGACGGTAAGACGTAGGGAAAATATCTCTGAAGCCCTTTCCACCATCTGCATAACCACTGGTACTGGCGCCCTCTTTGGTGATCTTCTGTCAGGTACTTATGAGGTCTAATTGGTTAGattttcattatacatgtacagtgcactcccgttataacgaacacggttaccAACGatattccggttacaacgaagtaaaaattcaggccgcgaCATTATCCCCtctatgcatttttattgtttatttgttcggttacaacaaaatttcgatataacgaaagttGTAgttcccgaggacttcgttttaACGGGAGTCCGCTGTATTAtcgcgtatccgggcaattaccccctgagggcaattaccccccgagtaaatactggttagtgataaggttagagtaaagattagggttagggttaggttttgggttaggagtttgggttagggttaggattaggttcaggattaggattaggattaggattagggccaggggaagggtccggggtaattacccagggggtaattgccctagacccgtatTATCGTAACCCATGTTCATAAGCAATTAAAGGTGATGCTCACGTAATAATACCAAGTGTTTGCAAATACAGAACATTggctatataggcctacaaggCCATATTTAAAGTGTGTTTTGAATATTATGCCACGTCAAGGCTAAAGTAGCATGATGCTGCCTCTGTGGTCGTTTTATAGGTCAGTGTCTCTGTCAGCATGTTAGTCAGTATAATATACAGTGTCATGAACATAAAGGTTTTAATTTCCCTTTTAATAACGTACATATACCCCGACTTGCGCATCAATTAAACATAATCAGTATTGTTTGTTTACCTCATAAGAAATTTCAGTGACATGGTTTAGAAGCCATGACTAGACaagacaaagcaaaataaaacaaaaactggcaAACATGATGTTGACGATTACACATGGTCACGAAATCTTTGGACACTTTAAAGAATTATAGCCGGGTTGAATGACTTGATATCGGATATAGTTAGATCAATTTCTTACAACATCTAGACTTTACTTCTTGCTTGTGGAATATGCCAACAATAATTCAAAAAGACGCCAAGATATTACTCAACTGCAATCACTGTCAACTCTTCTCGATGTTACCACTTCATAGTGCATGAGTGATTTATTACCGATGCATACATGCGGAttccttaaaaaacaaaaacaaaaaaaaaacaaaaaaaaacaaaattaagttAATATAGAAGTTTAGATTTGTCAGGATTGTTTTGCTACCCTTGTTTTAAAAGGAATTTTTGTTTTGCCCGTTTAAGAATTGCACTATCTCTTTTAATTCATACAATCTTCCTGATTGATTTGACAGGTCTCATCTTCGATGTAACCGGGTCCTATACTGTCGTCTTCATGGCATTCGGTTTGGCTCAAATCGTTATCTTCATGAATCTCGTTGTCTCAGAAATCTTTGAAAGAATGAACAGGAGCAACATGATTTCTTAGTTGGAGCTGCCATGCATGAGCatgtttaaagaagaagaagaaaaaaaaaaaaaaaaaccagtaagAGCCAGAGCAGtgtgcatcaaattttgatgaggAACCACCTTCAAAAGAGAATGGCTCATTGAACACTGAGTCAAAGTTTTGGTATTCTCATCTCATAGACATACactcggaaaaaaaaaggtaaacatATTATTCATAcgagattttgatgaaaattaattcATTATCATATTAAGGGTAATTCTAGGTCAGTACAATTGGAAACTACTACACACATGAGTGAATACATTTGTTTTTgccctccaaggcacaaaagtaaagcccccgttccactatgccgttctcgctacgatttgacaattttctcaggtCGGGAAGGATCGGGTAAAACCTGAGCCGATCTGGACACAGTACGATGTTAGAACGCTCTAAGTACGCTGCAGTTACGACTACCAAGTGCTTGCTACGCTCTTGCTACGATGATCGGGAATTAGACATTGCGATCTCTGCCGCTGCCGGTACGCTTTAGAACGATGTATCTACGCTGTTAGTGCGATGTTGCCGATGTTATCCGATCAATGCACGCTGTATCTACGCTCTGAACGATCTATACGATCTTATCACGCTGTTACCCCGctcagagagctgaaaagtgccCGATGTGCCCCGATGTACCCCGATTCGACTGTGGGTCAGCAGTCAGTCAACTTATTAGCATGCAGAACCGAAGAAATATACTGTGGACCTCGAagattcattcttctttttttacatttgattttcaaagttgttgttgcttcGTTATTCTCACTACTCTTTCTTCATCAGCGAGCCCGTGCttctgtgcctccagtgccctggttatgacccaccatttccctctcctctccccccccccccttgtccacCTCGGACTTACTACCTTCTTCACTACTGtatctttctatcctctcatcaattttttccttacaagagagccgccatgtgtttgttaatgtgcgtccgtatgtgtgcatgtatgtgtgtattactctgtctgtcttttttttttttttttttgctaccgcttagggaaatttgttgttgctgttttttgcaattatatatttttctctatgAGGGGACTACATTCTaatactacaagctctgctttctagcagtcccctccatttccagcaatattttgtatgcatttaccacagtgacgtaactgttatttgtatctctgttgataatttgcctgtatctcttttacaatgttattctgttcatcgcattgtggtactgatttcatgacgtcGGTGTATATGAgcgtttctttgtattttttattaattgtttgttggaagtgaaataaatcaacttgaacttgaacttgaagagCCTCCTCAACTTACGGTTCTTTTGcagcaatgcattgtataaacaaagacgtgctgatttttcaaaggatttttcttgatgtccttgcttttatagtccgtcttcctccagttgtagatgatttcatattcttcagAATTCCACTAtgtcctcttcttcctcctctttcagcatcacgtgcagtctctctttcttcgccttttgggtagctgctttgctgctttcttctcttcttttccttcatctcttcttcttcttcgaaaattacagctaaaattacttcccgttcttgtgccgatgttactatacgctcagaaagaccttgttacgctcatcccgctgcgtttacgccgtcattacgctctccccgctgcgtttacgctgtcactacgctctccccgcttgccgtacgattaaaaatatgtcaattttgatcggggagatcgggaagaaattttgaaccggttcaaaatttcttcccgatctgaaaaaCTACCCGCTCCGACCCCGACCTccacacgctgctgctacgatgctttCGATCCCTGtacgcttttgccgctctctcccgatctgctagatcaacttttcaactttcaactttattttcacctccatcaaaatgaacaaagaaatttatttacattgcatatacacgggatatttgtgatatagaacaaaatttgaaaaatgatCGGGACAGATCGGGACAGATCGGGGTCCAaatcgtgatagtggaacgggggcttaaatattgcagaaatttaCATGTTGCCTTTCATTTGCAGATGTTCTTCAAGATGATAGTAGGCATGACTGAAgtagcaaaaataagttttccttCTCTTCATAACCAAAagtcaaacaaaatcaaactagATGACGAAAATAGGAATTTCCTGTCAACTTGAACTTCAAATGGCACAAAGAATGGCACAAAGATTATTAAATTGacgtattttttttatttcttttaattaaaaaaatcaaagaattcGTGAgccaaattcaagaaccaaatcaTTTACAATGTTCCTAATTTGAAAAATCAATCCAAATTTCAAGCATTTTTTATATTGCTTCTTCttgcatttcatttgaatttggatttacAGAAGATTCATCAATTTCCTCCATCATGTCGTCCATAATGTCCATAATGTCGTCCATTGCTACGTGCATTACATTGACTGCCTGTAAAGCAGAGAATCATATTTAAAACTCTGCTTATTGTATATAGAGCTATTCAtggtacagcaccagtgtacatacaggaacttgtagagttaaaaacatcacttcaaacattttatcatcttcggagttcacgggatcaaacattattgaaatatccatcggggaaatcaaaagttactcttggtgacagggcatttttgtacgctgcaccaaaattatggaataatctccctttgtttgtcaGACAAGCAGTcacaattaatgagtttaaggccaggttaaaaagtcatctcttgaagtagtgtattttctgtttgaatttcttgtatgcatgtcattttgtaatgcgcagtagagtatattattatagtagctgcgcaatataaatgtcctttcattatcattatcattatcaccatttcAAGCTTTATTGAACTTTTAAGCAGAATTTGTACAAATTAGGatcgagtttgtttgtttgttttttactataaatgaaataatgaatttgAGATTTGTTATAGTTACcccatactctctaaaaaaaatcgactaaaatattcactcttaaagaaGTGAATAcaagaaaagagtgaattttgagtaaattttgagtgaatttcgagtgaaattgttcattttcactcgttttagagtgacctcagggatcactccaaaatcttcgagtgatccccgaggtcactccaaaatgattgaaaatgaacgttttcactcaaaattcacaccaatttcactcaaaattcactctttttttttattcacttctttaagagtgaatattttcgcttaatattttttcttttttttttagagagagtacAATCATATTGCAATATCATAGTTAAGATGGTGCTTTTTTCTGAGAATGATAACGAAAAATCTCTAATGTAATATGAAATAGCATGTACTGtacaattctcagaggaattcagtttcattgatgaaaattggttttgaaatggccgagatattcaaaaacaaagaggtcttaATAAAACGTGGGACGCACTTCTAATAAGGATCCACttagttttactttgtttttgaataaaaatatcaTCTAAGCtatttcaaagccgattttcatcaaataaactctgaattcctcatAGTATTGTGTGCTCTTTAATATTAACATGGTTTCTAATCATTAAAGTCTGCATTCCCCACCTCctccaaaactatactatccctttaacttcTTTAAAGAATGCTCCATTATTGAAAAGAAACTTTTTTAGTCAAAATAGGTTTCAACTTCCAAGGAATACCAACCGCTTTTGAAATTGAGGCACACATTTTCGTCAACACGTGCGTTCCAAGTCGGGATTGAGTCAAAGATACATACGcttaaaaattgtatttttttttctttaataggtACACTGCATGTcaatggaaatacatgtattcattttgtgAATGGTTCGAGACCAAGCGTCTAGCATGTCTAGAGTGCATAAAACGGGCCTCATCTACATCCAGAGAATCTCTACCAGTTCTGTATTCAGTGTCAGTAAGAGTGTTTATGCATTATGTGAattaaatacatacaataatttcGAGTTTCGGTGAATTAGATGTAATTGAGATGTGATGACTGAAATACAcaatctgttgttgttgttgttgttgttgttgttgttgttgttgttgttgttgttgttgttgttgttcattttccatctgtgaagatggctggatagcccatattcagctacactaagctggtcttccatggggtccagttggatgtggggtgagaccacttcaccgggttagacaccctgctcttttcgatgaatgaatgaagcgggatcttttacgtgcatgagctgtgaccctctcatacacgggacctccattttatgtcctatccgagggacagagtgttttgcctcttgctagaggggacggtatgtttacacgcaacattgctcagtccagactcgggttcgaacccgggccgcgtgatcgtgaggcagacgcgctaccgactgagccaactcaccgcccatgtatatcatttatgataatatatcattcataatatatatgtatatatatatatatatatatatatatatatatatatatatatatatataccagaaagaaagaaaaaaagatgggtCCAAGAATAGATCCCCCGGGAATACAAATTTATTATCGGAGCGTAAAGAAAAAGTAGGatcagaagatttttttttttaaaccaatgaAGGGCGATATATCTTATGCCTAATTCTGACAATTTGTAGACTAGAATTTGATTGTATCCAAAGCTTTTCCTACAAATTAAAAGTCCAATGATTATGTTCTTTATTAGACAGATTGTTGATTTCATATTGCTATATTATGGCATACTCGGCAGAGATATAGCCCTTCCTGAAACTAAAAATTGGTTCGAGTTGAGGTTGTTGATATCTACAAGAAATTTGTAAAGCGACTATAAACtaaattttttaatgattttagcTTGTAAGGTATAAAGTATTTTACTTCAGCAGGTTCAACTTTTTCACACTGAAATTACTCTGTgctttgccaattttcatggcGTCTGTAAAATGTTCCCGAGATAactgagaaattgaaaatatgcaacagaaagaaaattaaaaaagaaagaaaaaaaaaaagagcaaatttaCACTTATCTATCGTGACCCCAAGACTTACTGGGTTCAACAGATAGCATTATTCCCAAAATGTAATTTTCGTTGATTGTGAGAAATAGGGCTGATTCGAAATGTTCAGAAATTTCATCTGAATACGTTGAAATCGGTAGATCATTTCAGGGAAAATAGTGCAGTAAATGACATGTTTTGATGACATATTGATATTCATTGCTCTGAACTTCAGaactacaacaaaacaaagcatgaaaCTGAAACCTAAAAATCATAAGAAGTTAAGTAGGCCTGCATGATTTCGCTTTTGACAGAATAAACATTGACAGTCTAGCACTTACGCAAGTTTGACTgtattgtgtgcgtgtgtgtaatatacatatattacataatccagtatttcatatatatatatatatatatatatatatatatatatgtgtgtgtgtgtgtgtgtgtgtgtgtgtgtgtgttatacatacacatatatatgcgCACGTCGCCAAGGCAACTTCTtatttacgaaccttcggaataacggactgTAATAACCGCTTGGAATAACTATTCATGTACATCACGTGTCATTCACTGAAGATTCATTTATTAACATGCTACTGCTATGTATAAAGAAAACAGCAATGAAGAAGAAACCAGGaaaacatatacatttttaGAAAATGTACTTTAGGTAACAACCCCTTCTGGGCTAAACACAACTGAATTGCAGGCCATAATAATCATACTACTCGAGAACACAAAAGTTTAAAAATATGGACAGAAAAGGGGAGGGGAGACCTTATATGATTTGTAATACAGTACATTTATGTAAATGCATATAGTGATTGTACGCCAGACCCGTGAACTGAGAaagataacaaacaaaaaaaaatcgagattTTCGAATTTTCTCTCCTATCTTTAAATGCGTAATCACTggtttcataacttttaaatttGGT of Diadema setosum chromosome 15, eeDiaSeto1, whole genome shotgun sequence contains these proteins:
- the LOC140238579 gene encoding monocarboxylate transporter 12-like yields the protein MLFLPHYVALNDYFPVSFVFYNTMTLFGLTLGAFCLPVIVERSLEAYGQRGAFLILGGICLNAVACGAVVRPPTDLSRLKDKEEEMKREGQLLEDSIASSLGTNSVQNTETSSGCAKSLLKRLASLICVSEPKFGLVTPAVFLTNYVLYAWMLFLVPQAEWLGIEPSRAVFLSSIAGISGIFGRILFLVLVRWELNPTLIFVHCCFICSVSFFVLTLKATYVYQAVNASIQGFSMFILDSLPHTMTKKTVRRRENISEALSTICITTGTGALFGDLLSGTYEV